One stretch of Zingiber officinale cultivar Zhangliang chromosome 6B, Zo_v1.1, whole genome shotgun sequence DNA includes these proteins:
- the LOC121991736 gene encoding probable sulfate transporter 4.2 isoform X3, whose product MEGSSASADVIRVASSSSLISDGGSLAVKVIPLQPPPAPPSLESQSAEVYGRWAARVRSMSAMDWMELLLPCTRWMRNYRLREYLQADLMAGITVGVILVPQSMSYAKLASLNPIYGLYGGFVPVFVYAIFGSSRQLAVGPVALTSLLVSNVLTPIVDPSDKLYTELAILMSLMVGIFECLMGLLRLGWLIRFVNHSVISGFTTASAIVIALSQLKYFVGYSIVRSSKIIPLVKSIIAGAGNFSWPPFVMGSIFLAILLVMKHLGKSRKKFRSLRAAGPLTPVILGTVFVKIFHPDSISVVGDIPQGLPKFSIPTGFENVKSLIPTALLITGVAILESVGIAKALAVKNGYELDSNQELFGLGVANICGSFFSSYPSTGSFSRSAVNNESGARTGLSGIVMGIIMSCALLFMTPLFTDIPQCALAAIVISAVMGLVDYEEAIFLWCVDKKDFTLWTITFIITLFFSIEIGVLLGVGFSLAFVIYESANPHIAVAYIDSSAVQALKDLHQEYKPRGIQIAIANPNQGVHLLLSRAGVIDLIGAEWFFVRVHDAVQVCLRHVQNMNPSSPKVSDNTASKPKRQFSFLQSLWNRQRDSDGTTPAEEPLLPHNEVVQV is encoded by the exons ATGGAGGGTTCGTCTGCCTCCGCCGACGTGATTCGTGTCGCCAGTAGCAGCAGCCTTATAAGCGACGGGGGGAGCTTGGCGGTGAAGGTGATTCCGTTGCAGCCTCCCCCGGCGCCGCCCTCCCTTGAATCGCAGTCGGCGGAGGTCTACGGGCGGTGGGCGGCCAGGGTGCGTAGCATGTCCGCTATGGACTGGATGGAGCTCCTCCTCCCCTGCACCCGATGGATGAGGAACTATCGGCTTAGGGAATACCTCCAGGCTGACCTCATGGCCGGTATCACCGTCGGCGTCATTCTCGTACCGCAG TCCATGTCGTACGCAAAGTTAGCAAGCCTTAATCCAATTTACGGACTTT ATGGGGGTTTCGTTCCAGTATTTGTGTATGCCATATTCGGCTCATCACGCCAGCTTGCCGTTGGTCCCGTGGCTTTGACCTCCCTTCTAGTGTCCAACGTCCTCACTCCCATCGTTGATCCTTCAGACAAATTGTATACAGAGCTGGCAATATTGATGTCGCTCATGGTTGGCATATTTGAATGTTTAATGGGCTTATTACG GCTCGGATGGCTGATTCGTTTTGTTAATCACTCTGTGATATCAGGCTTCACAACTGCTTCAGCCATTGTAATTGCACTATCCCAGTTAAAATACTTCGTCGGATACAGTATAGTTCGCAGTAGCAAAATAATACCTCTAGTCAAGAGCATAATTGCTGGTGCTGGTAAT TTTTCATGGCCGCCCTTCGTTATGGGATCTATTTTCCTGGCAATTCTTCTTGTGATGAAGCACCTG GGGAAATCAAGGAAGAAATTCAGGAGTCTTAGAGCAGCTGGTCCACTTACACCTGTCATACTTGGCACagtttttgtcaaaatatttcatCCAGATTCAATTTCAGTT GTAGGTGATATACCTCAGGGACTGCCAAAGTTCTCCATCCCTACAGGATTTGAGAATGTCAAGTCCCTAATTCCTACTGCATTACTCATTACCGGTGTGGCCATTTTG GAATCTGTGGGCATTGCTAAAGCCTTGGCGGTGAAAAATGGGTATGAACTAGATTCAAATCAAGAG tTGTTTGGTCTTGGTGTGGCAAATATTTGTGGATCTTTCTTCTCCTCATATCCTTCAACAG GTTCTTTTTCTAGGTCAGCTGTGAATAATGAGAGTGGTGCCCGAACTGGGTTATCTGGAATTGTGATGGGAATTATAAtgtcgtgtgctcttttatttatgacacCACTTTTCACTGACATTCCTCAG TGTGCTCTAGCTGCCATCGTGATATCTGCTGTCATGGGACTA GTGGATTATGAAGAAGCTATTTTCTTGTGGTGTGTAGATAAGAAAGATTTTACTCTCTGGACGATTACATTCATTATAACATTATTCTTTAGCATTGAGATTGGTGTTCTTTTGGGG GTTGGTTTCTCACTTGCATTTGTCATCTATGAATCAGCAAATCCCCACATtg CTGTTGCATACATCGACTCGAGTGCAGTTCAAGCTCTGAAGGATTTGCACCAGGAGTACAAACCAAGAGGCATCCAG ATTGCCATTGCCAATCCGAACCAAGGAGTTCATCTTCTACTGTCGCGGGCTGGAGTCATAGACCTGATTGGCGCGGAATGGTTCTTTGTGAGAGTGCACGATGCCGTGCAGGTTTGCCTTCGGCACGTACAGAACATGAATCCATCCTCGCCCAAAGTTTCAGACAACACTGCCTCGAAACCAAAGAGACAGTTCAGCTTCCTACAGAGCCTATGGAATCGTCAACGAGACTCAGATGGCACCACTCCAGCGGAAGAACCTCTATTGCCACACAATGAAGTTGTCCAAGTGTAA
- the LOC121991735 gene encoding very-long-chain (3R)-3-hydroxyacyl-CoA dehydratase 2-like, translating into MARPLTIYLLAYNCLQSLGWALALGRVLSSFVSDKTIHGAYVSAGDLICFLQTIAFVEVLHAAFGLVPSGAMLALMQWGGRTHFLLAIIRQIPEVQHLPSVFITFLAWSMSEAIRYPHYALSCIGISLSWLTYLRYTAFIVLYPIGLAPGEMWLMYQALPFIKERNLYAKFFSKLAISYYYFVLVVLIFYPFLWLKLYLHLLKQRRSKLGKHRKMKKV; encoded by the exons ATGGCTCGCCCTTTGACGATCTATCTACTCGCCTACAATTGCCTCCAATCCCTCGGATG GGCGCTCGCCCTCGGCCGGGTCCTCAGCAGCTTCGTCTCGGATAAGACCATTCATGGAGCATATGTGTCCGCCGGAGACCTTATAT GTTTCTTGCAGACGATCGCCTTCGTCGAAGTCCTTCATGCCGCTTTCG GCTTGGTTCCCAGTGGGGCTATGCTTGCGCTGATGCAATGGGGAGGGAGGACCCATTTCTTGTTGGCCATTATTCGCCAAATTCCGGAG gttcaacATCTCCCATCAGTTTTCATAACCTTTCTAGCGTGGAGCATGTCAGAG GCAATAAGATACCCGCATTATGCTTTGAGTTGCATTGGAATTTCTCTGTCATGGCTAACCTACCTCAG GTACACTGCTTTTATCGTTCTGTACCCCATTGGACTTGCTCCCGGTGAAA TGTGGCTTATGTACCAAGCACTACCATTTATCAAGGAGAGAAAcctttatgctaaattctttaGCAAGCTCGCCATCAGCTACTACTATTTTGTTCTG GTTGTGTTAATCTTCTATCCATTTTTATGGTTGAAGCTGTATCTGCACTTACTTAAGCAAAGGCGTTCCAAGCTGGGGAAGCATCGTAAAATGAAGAAAGTTTAA
- the LOC121991733 gene encoding uncharacterized protein LOC121991733: MGEDLLTALSIENHQPSTLLSMDPSGGLVPSFSYDDSDRELLMERHHNVLLIQHNQNVFSGAPDINLPLYAERSPSQQSWNSDPSDIFDVGLGSQIFDVETTIHVPKGTTTRKCTKREDSIWGAWFFFSFYFKPMLSEKSKGKVTWDAKGVNGFDKSDVCHDVFLVQHDMENMYMWAFKERPENALGKMQLRSYMNGHSRLGEPQFPFSVDRGFVRSHRMQRKHYRGLSNPQCVHGVEVVSSPNLMVVCDVDRKKWMELTGKEFNFSIPPEASDFEEWRNLQTNEFKLERPLSLPKSSPHPYPKKLPNGSNLNLSSQINHSDGDVVDLSPICRKRKNDFFACGMEEDACFPSNSHAEKGQDMNMQQIAPSWSNEFTGVMRRAHGPVTAAKTIYEDDEGYLIMVSLSFADQHSVKLSWRNHLMHGILKIICASTARMPFIKRLDRTFKLTDPSPEHCPPGEFVREITLPTRIPEDAKLEACYDEASALLEIMVPKHPVGPEEHEVRVCIRPHHLGPSDIILT; encoded by the coding sequence ATGGGAGAAGATCTTCTAACTGCTTTATCCATTGAGAACCATCAACCCTCCACTCTTTTGTCAATGGACCCATCCGGTGGTCTGGTGCCCTCTTTCTCCTATGATGATTCTGATCGTGAGCTCTTGATGGAACGCCATCATAATGTGCTCTTGATCCAACACAATCAGAATGTATTTTCCGGTGCTCCTGACATTAATCTTCCACTTTATGCTGAGAGATCTCCTTCCCAACAATCATGGAACTCAGACCCTAGTGACATCTTTGACGTTGGCCTTGGGTCGCAGATTTTTGATGTAGAAACAACGATCCATGTACCCAAGGGCACAACCACCCGCAAGTGCACCAAGCGAGAGGACAGTATCTGGGGTGCTTGGTTTTTCTTTAGCTTCTATTTCAAGCCCATGCTTTCAGAGAAATCCAAGGGGAAGGTCACATGGGATGCCAAGGGAGTAAATGGCTTTGATAAGTCTGATGTTTGCCATGATGTATTCTTGGTCCAGCATGACATGGAGAACATGTACATGTGGGCATTCAAAGAGAGGCCGGAGAATGCACTCGGGAAGATGCAACTGCGGAGTTATATGAATGGGCATTCCCGTCTTGGTGAACCTCAGTTCCCTTTTAGTGTGGATAGGGGTTTTGTTCGATCACATAGGATGCAGCGTAAGCATTACAGGGGACTGTCAAACCCTCAATGTGTCCATGGAGTTGAGGTTGTATCTTCGCCCAATTTGATGGTTGTATGCGACGTGGACAGAAAGAAGTGGATGGAACTCACGGGCAAAGAGTTTAATTTCTCAATCCCGCCTGAGGCCAGTGACTTTGAGGAATGGAGGAACTTGCAGACCAATGAATTTAAGCTCGAGAGACCTCTTTCTCTACCAAAGAGCTCTCCGCATCCCTATCCCAAGAAGTTGCCGAATGGCTCAAATTTGAATTTGTCTTCACAGATCAATCATTCTGATGGTGATGTGGTAGACCTTTCGCCTATTTGCCGCAAGCGTAAGAACGACTTTTTTGCCTGTGGAATGGAGGAGGATGCGTGTTTTCCTTCAAACTCACATGCTGAGAAAGGCCAGGATATGAACATGCAACAGATTGCGCCCTCATGGTCGAATGAATTTACTGGTGTGATGAGGCGTGCGCACGGCCCTGTGACTGCCGCaaagacaatatatgaagatgATGAGGGATATTTGATAATGGTGAGTTTGTCATTTGCCGATCAACATAGCGTGAAGCTTTCTTGGAGGAACCATCTCATGCACGGTATACTGAAGATAATATGTGCCAGTACAGCCCGGATGCCATTTATAAAAAGGCTTGACAGGACCTTCAAACTGACTGATCCCTCCCCTGAGCATTGCCCTCCAGGGGAATTTGTAAGGGAAATAACATTGCCCACGCGAATTCCTGAAGATGCAAAGCTGGAAGCATGCTATGACGAGGCTAGTGCTTTGCTCGAGATTATGGTTCCAAAGCACCCTGTTGGACCCGAAGAGCATGAAGTTCGAGTTTGCATTCGCCCTCATCACCTTGGACCTAGTGATATTATATTGACTTGA
- the LOC121991736 gene encoding sulfate transporter 4.1, chloroplastic-like isoform X2 has product MEGSSASADVIRVASSSSLISDGGSLAVKVIPLQPPPAPPSLESQSAEVYGRWAARVRSMSAMDWMELLLPCTRWMRNYRLREYLQADLMAGITVGVILVPQSMSYAKLASLNPIYGLYGGFVPVFVYAIFGSSRQLAVGPVALTSLLVSNVLTPIVDPSDKLYTELAILMSLMVGIFECLMGLLRLGWLIRFVNHSVISGFTTASAIVIALSQLKYFVGYSIVRSSKIIPLVKSIIAGAGNFSWPPFVMGSIFLAILLVMKHLGKSRKKFRSLRAAGPLTPVILGTVFVKIFHPDSISVVGDIPQGLPKFSIPTGFENVKSLIPTALLITGVAILESVGIAKALAVKNGYELDSNQELFGLGVANICGSFFSSYPSTGSFSRSAVNNESGARTGLSGIVMGIIMSCALLFMTPLFTDIPQCALAAIVISAVMGLVDYEEAIFLWCVDKKDFTLWTITFIITLFFSIEIGVLLGVGFSLAFVIYESANPHIAVLGRLPGTTLYRNVVQYPEAHTYNGIVVIRIDAPIYFANISCIKDSCCIHRLECSSSSEGFAPGVQTKRHPDCHCQSEPRSSSSTVAGWSHRPDWRGMVLCESARCRAGLPSARTEHESILAQSFRQHCLETKETVQLPTEPMESSTRLRWHHSSGRTSIATQ; this is encoded by the exons ATGGAGGGTTCGTCTGCCTCCGCCGACGTGATTCGTGTCGCCAGTAGCAGCAGCCTTATAAGCGACGGGGGGAGCTTGGCGGTGAAGGTGATTCCGTTGCAGCCTCCCCCGGCGCCGCCCTCCCTTGAATCGCAGTCGGCGGAGGTCTACGGGCGGTGGGCGGCCAGGGTGCGTAGCATGTCCGCTATGGACTGGATGGAGCTCCTCCTCCCCTGCACCCGATGGATGAGGAACTATCGGCTTAGGGAATACCTCCAGGCTGACCTCATGGCCGGTATCACCGTCGGCGTCATTCTCGTACCGCAG TCCATGTCGTACGCAAAGTTAGCAAGCCTTAATCCAATTTACGGACTTT ATGGGGGTTTCGTTCCAGTATTTGTGTATGCCATATTCGGCTCATCACGCCAGCTTGCCGTTGGTCCCGTGGCTTTGACCTCCCTTCTAGTGTCCAACGTCCTCACTCCCATCGTTGATCCTTCAGACAAATTGTATACAGAGCTGGCAATATTGATGTCGCTCATGGTTGGCATATTTGAATGTTTAATGGGCTTATTACG GCTCGGATGGCTGATTCGTTTTGTTAATCACTCTGTGATATCAGGCTTCACAACTGCTTCAGCCATTGTAATTGCACTATCCCAGTTAAAATACTTCGTCGGATACAGTATAGTTCGCAGTAGCAAAATAATACCTCTAGTCAAGAGCATAATTGCTGGTGCTGGTAAT TTTTCATGGCCGCCCTTCGTTATGGGATCTATTTTCCTGGCAATTCTTCTTGTGATGAAGCACCTG GGGAAATCAAGGAAGAAATTCAGGAGTCTTAGAGCAGCTGGTCCACTTACACCTGTCATACTTGGCACagtttttgtcaaaatatttcatCCAGATTCAATTTCAGTT GTAGGTGATATACCTCAGGGACTGCCAAAGTTCTCCATCCCTACAGGATTTGAGAATGTCAAGTCCCTAATTCCTACTGCATTACTCATTACCGGTGTGGCCATTTTG GAATCTGTGGGCATTGCTAAAGCCTTGGCGGTGAAAAATGGGTATGAACTAGATTCAAATCAAGAG tTGTTTGGTCTTGGTGTGGCAAATATTTGTGGATCTTTCTTCTCCTCATATCCTTCAACAG GTTCTTTTTCTAGGTCAGCTGTGAATAATGAGAGTGGTGCCCGAACTGGGTTATCTGGAATTGTGATGGGAATTATAAtgtcgtgtgctcttttatttatgacacCACTTTTCACTGACATTCCTCAG TGTGCTCTAGCTGCCATCGTGATATCTGCTGTCATGGGACTA GTGGATTATGAAGAAGCTATTTTCTTGTGGTGTGTAGATAAGAAAGATTTTACTCTCTGGACGATTACATTCATTATAACATTATTCTTTAGCATTGAGATTGGTGTTCTTTTGGGG GTTGGTTTCTCACTTGCATTTGTCATCTATGAATCAGCAAATCCCCACATtg CTGTCCTGGGGCGTCTTCCCGGAACCACTCTATATAGAAATGTTGTACAATACCCTGAAGCACACACGTACAATGGAATTGTGGTTATCCGAATTGACGCACCAATCTATTTTGCAAACATAAGTTGCATTAAAGACAG CTGTTGCATACATCGACTCGAGTGCAGTTCAAGCTCTGAAGGATTTGCACCAGGAGTACAAACCAAGAGGCATCCAG ATTGCCATTGCCAATCCGAACCAAGGAGTTCATCTTCTACTGTCGCGGGCTGGAGTCATAGACCTGATTGGCGCGGAATGGTTCTTTGTGAGAGTGCACGATGCCGTGCAGGTTTGCCTTCGGCACGTACAGAACATGAATCCATCCTCGCCCAAAGTTTCAGACAACACTGCCTCGAAACCAAAGAGACAGTTCAGCTTCCTACAGAGCCTATGGAATCGTCAACGAGACTCAGATGGCACCACTCCAGCGGAAGAACCTCTATTGCCACACAATGA
- the LOC121991736 gene encoding sulfate transporter 4.1, chloroplastic-like isoform X1, with product MEGSSASADVIRVASSSSLISDGGSLAVKVIPLQPPPAPPSLESQSAEVYGRWAARVRSMSAMDWMELLLPCTRWMRNYRLREYLQADLMAGITVGVILVPQSMSYAKLASLNPIYGLYGGFVPVFVYAIFGSSRQLAVGPVALTSLLVSNVLTPIVDPSDKLYTELAILMSLMVGIFECLMGLLRLGWLIRFVNHSVISGFTTASAIVIALSQLKYFVGYSIVRSSKIIPLVKSIIAGAGNFSWPPFVMGSIFLAILLVMKHLGKSRKKFRSLRAAGPLTPVILGTVFVKIFHPDSISVVGDIPQGLPKFSIPTGFENVKSLIPTALLITGVAILESVGIAKALAVKNGYELDSNQELFGLGVANICGSFFSSYPSTGSFSRSAVNNESGARTGLSGIVMGIIMSCALLFMTPLFTDIPQCALAAIVISAVMGLVDYEEAIFLWCVDKKDFTLWTITFIITLFFSIEIGVLLGVGFSLAFVIYESANPHIAVLGRLPGTTLYRNVVQYPEAHTYNGIVVIRIDAPIYFANISCIKDRLREYELNVDSSTKRGLDVGRIYFIILEMSPVAYIDSSAVQALKDLHQEYKPRGIQIAIANPNQGVHLLLSRAGVIDLIGAEWFFVRVHDAVQVCLRHVQNMNPSSPKVSDNTASKPKRQFSFLQSLWNRQRDSDGTTPAEEPLLPHNEVVQV from the exons ATGGAGGGTTCGTCTGCCTCCGCCGACGTGATTCGTGTCGCCAGTAGCAGCAGCCTTATAAGCGACGGGGGGAGCTTGGCGGTGAAGGTGATTCCGTTGCAGCCTCCCCCGGCGCCGCCCTCCCTTGAATCGCAGTCGGCGGAGGTCTACGGGCGGTGGGCGGCCAGGGTGCGTAGCATGTCCGCTATGGACTGGATGGAGCTCCTCCTCCCCTGCACCCGATGGATGAGGAACTATCGGCTTAGGGAATACCTCCAGGCTGACCTCATGGCCGGTATCACCGTCGGCGTCATTCTCGTACCGCAG TCCATGTCGTACGCAAAGTTAGCAAGCCTTAATCCAATTTACGGACTTT ATGGGGGTTTCGTTCCAGTATTTGTGTATGCCATATTCGGCTCATCACGCCAGCTTGCCGTTGGTCCCGTGGCTTTGACCTCCCTTCTAGTGTCCAACGTCCTCACTCCCATCGTTGATCCTTCAGACAAATTGTATACAGAGCTGGCAATATTGATGTCGCTCATGGTTGGCATATTTGAATGTTTAATGGGCTTATTACG GCTCGGATGGCTGATTCGTTTTGTTAATCACTCTGTGATATCAGGCTTCACAACTGCTTCAGCCATTGTAATTGCACTATCCCAGTTAAAATACTTCGTCGGATACAGTATAGTTCGCAGTAGCAAAATAATACCTCTAGTCAAGAGCATAATTGCTGGTGCTGGTAAT TTTTCATGGCCGCCCTTCGTTATGGGATCTATTTTCCTGGCAATTCTTCTTGTGATGAAGCACCTG GGGAAATCAAGGAAGAAATTCAGGAGTCTTAGAGCAGCTGGTCCACTTACACCTGTCATACTTGGCACagtttttgtcaaaatatttcatCCAGATTCAATTTCAGTT GTAGGTGATATACCTCAGGGACTGCCAAAGTTCTCCATCCCTACAGGATTTGAGAATGTCAAGTCCCTAATTCCTACTGCATTACTCATTACCGGTGTGGCCATTTTG GAATCTGTGGGCATTGCTAAAGCCTTGGCGGTGAAAAATGGGTATGAACTAGATTCAAATCAAGAG tTGTTTGGTCTTGGTGTGGCAAATATTTGTGGATCTTTCTTCTCCTCATATCCTTCAACAG GTTCTTTTTCTAGGTCAGCTGTGAATAATGAGAGTGGTGCCCGAACTGGGTTATCTGGAATTGTGATGGGAATTATAAtgtcgtgtgctcttttatttatgacacCACTTTTCACTGACATTCCTCAG TGTGCTCTAGCTGCCATCGTGATATCTGCTGTCATGGGACTA GTGGATTATGAAGAAGCTATTTTCTTGTGGTGTGTAGATAAGAAAGATTTTACTCTCTGGACGATTACATTCATTATAACATTATTCTTTAGCATTGAGATTGGTGTTCTTTTGGGG GTTGGTTTCTCACTTGCATTTGTCATCTATGAATCAGCAAATCCCCACATtg CTGTCCTGGGGCGTCTTCCCGGAACCACTCTATATAGAAATGTTGTACAATACCCTGAAGCACACACGTACAATGGAATTGTGGTTATCCGAATTGACGCACCAATCTATTTTGCAAACATAAGTTGCATTAAAGACAG ATTACGCGAATATGAGCTAAATGTCGACAGTAGCACAAAACGTGGATTAGATGTTGGACGAATATATTTCATTATCCTTGAAATGTCAC CTGTTGCATACATCGACTCGAGTGCAGTTCAAGCTCTGAAGGATTTGCACCAGGAGTACAAACCAAGAGGCATCCAG ATTGCCATTGCCAATCCGAACCAAGGAGTTCATCTTCTACTGTCGCGGGCTGGAGTCATAGACCTGATTGGCGCGGAATGGTTCTTTGTGAGAGTGCACGATGCCGTGCAGGTTTGCCTTCGGCACGTACAGAACATGAATCCATCCTCGCCCAAAGTTTCAGACAACACTGCCTCGAAACCAAAGAGACAGTTCAGCTTCCTACAGAGCCTATGGAATCGTCAACGAGACTCAGATGGCACCACTCCAGCGGAAGAACCTCTATTGCCACACAATGAAGTTGTCCAAGTGTAA
- the LOC121991734 gene encoding pentatricopeptide repeat-containing protein At5g42450, mitochondrial-like, which translates to MAYSIFLLNSACYLNGPNGPDRVWPDRFHFATYSKKRAHAKLLKAGVPSPESNLAHEYCDCSAFHCARKLFDETPHWDVVSATSLLGAFARRGRHRDAILLLPGVLSLGIRPNEFTFGTALRSSTALGDLDLGKQLHASAVKLGLRSNVFVGSSLVDLYVKLAMIQEAQIAHEDIQEPNVVSYTALLSGYLKNDRFHDAMRLFEEMPERNIVAWNAVIGGCSQVGLNEEAVNLFLTMLREGFRPNQSTYPCLLTAAANMGALGMGRSFHASSVKYLGQLDVFVSNSLISFYSKCGCLEDSVSAFESHEERNQVSWNAMICGFGQNGRGKEAVEFYNRMRRSGLKPNGITLLGLLFGCSHAGLVEEGFACFNSVKSEQPETLTMEHYACVVDLLARSGRFEEAERFLEELPFEPGIGFWKALLGGTHLHPNTEAVESIASRILALNPKDISSYVLLSNLYSAAGNWKRVSMIRREMKEKGMKRIPGCSWIEIRDQVHVFFTGDRKHAKTDEIYMVLATFLDTEEQYQTRISI; encoded by the exons ATGGCATACTCTATATTTCTATTAAACTCAGCGTGCTATCTAAATGGGCCGAATGGGCCGGACCGTGTCTGGCCCGATCGTTTTCATTTTGCCACGTATAGCAAAAAG AGAGCTCACGCCAAGCTCCTCAAAGCCGGCGTCCCGTCGCCAGAATCCAATCTCGCCCACGAGTACTGTGACTGCTCCGCCTTTCACTGTGCCCGCAAGCTGTTCGACGAAACGCCCCACTGGGACGTTGTCTCGGCGACCTCCCTTTTGGGCGCATTCGCCCGCCGGGGCCGCCACCGCGATGCCATTTTGCTCCTCCCTGGCGTTCTTTCTCTCGGCATCAGGCCCAACGAATTCACCTTCGGCACGGCGCTGCGCTCCTCCACCGCCCTTGGTGATCTCGACCTCGGCAAGCAGCTCCATGCATCTGCGGTAAAGTTAGGTCTCCGTTCTAATGTATTCGTCGGCAGCTCCCTCGTCGACCTCTACGTCAAATTGGCTATGATTCAAGAAGCGCAGATCGCGCACGAAGACATCCAGGAACCAAATGTCGTCTCGTACACCGCACTCTTGAGCGGGTACCTTAAGAATGACAGGTTCCATGACGCAATGCGGCTGTTCGAGGAAATGCCTGAGAGAAATATTGTCGCATGGAATGCAGTGATCGGAGGCTGTAGTCAAGTTGGCCTCAATGAGGAAGCGGTCAATCTATTCCTGACCATGTTGCGGGAAGGTTTCAGGCCTAACCAGTCCACCTACCCCTGTCTTCTTACTGCGGCAGCAAACATGGGAGCGCTGGGGATGGGCAGAAGCTTTCATGCTTCCTCTGTCAAATACTTGGGCCAGCTTGATGTTTTTGTGTCAAATTCATTGATTAGCTTCTATTCCAAATGTGGGTGTTTGGAAGACAGTGTTTCAGCATTTGAGAGCCATGAGGAGAGAAATCAAGTTTCTTGGAATGCTATGATTTGCGGGTTCGGGCAAAATGGAAGAGGCAAGGAAGCCGTAGAATTCTACAATAGAATGCGGCGATCGGGGTTAAAGCCGAACGGTATCACTCTTCTTGGCTTGTTGTTTGGTTGCAGCCATGCAGGCTTAGTGGAAGAAGGATTCGCTTGCTTCAATTCTGTGAAATCTGAGCAGCCAGAGACACTGACAATGGAGCATTATGCTTGTGTGGTGGATTTGCTAGCTCGGTCTGGAAGATTTGAAGAAGCAGAGAGGTTCCTCGAGGAACTGCCTTTTGAGCCAGGAATCGGGTTTTGGAAGGCCTTGCTCGGGGGGACTCATTTGCATCCAAACACAGAGGCTGTGGAGTCGATTGCGAGCCGGATTCTCGCACTGAATCCGAAGGATATATCATCCTATGTTTTGCTATCCAATCTCTACTCAGCTGCAGGGAATTGGAAGAGAGTGTCGATGATCAGGAGAGAGATGAAGGAGAAAGGAATGAAGAGGATTCCTGGTTGTAGCTGGATTGAGATCAGGGACCAGGTTCATGTGTTCTTTACTGGAGACAGGAAGCATGCAAAGACTGATGAGATTTATATGGTTTTAGCTACATTCTTGGACACTGAAGAACAATACCAGACACGTATTTCGATTTAA